The following are from one region of the Thermoproteus uzoniensis 768-20 genome:
- a CDS encoding extracellular solute-binding protein: MLRGISRGAAIAIVVVLVIAIAAALLYVLSSQQKAPPTPTTAPTTSAATSSATTSTSTATTTQNVTLYVVAYKDITADYIQFAGELFSKLHPNVKVVVITYPFSQYLTNELTALQAHSSKYDLVEFTSTSSLRFVPYVVPLNPYIGTLFNMSDLIEPQVDFGGVYYNTTNGQTVYIGVPFETDLFTLAYRCSLFNNQTLAQEFYDEYHEELNPATWQNWTVVLHVDQFFVGHHITKYGVIIADDPSHDIIDAYPAVFGWWYMNSPDLNKGRLGGLPTFNIMFYGAPAPNCPYPLPDFNTTEGIEALRVYKELVSYEPPPNETPVSYNNDPQLYAQYAPAVIFFTSQLSYLPPAVYNDTCLGWLPGGYAETGTTFLAVNKYSEHVDLALQFLAFLVSPQVQVYEFLRFRHFPISKEAYLMLLSNQTLSAHDKELLQAVYTAAQKAWANPPNIPPTAQVLIPTFNQAVYQYLMGQIDAKTAMDTAAASWINALRQTYGACG; this comes from the coding sequence ATGTTAAGGGGGATCTCCCGAGGCGCGGCGATAGCAATCGTGGTGGTCTTGGTAATCGCGATCGCCGCGGCTCTGCTATACGTGTTGAGCTCGCAACAGAAGGCCCCGCCGACTCCGACAACGGCTCCAACTACATCGGCCGCGACATCCTCGGCCACTACGTCGACCTCCACTGCGACGACCACGCAGAACGTCACGCTTTACGTTGTGGCCTACAAGGACATAACCGCCGACTATATACAATTCGCCGGCGAGCTCTTCAGCAAATTGCACCCCAACGTGAAGGTGGTGGTGATAACTTACCCGTTCAGCCAGTATCTGACCAACGAGCTCACGGCGCTGCAGGCGCACTCCTCTAAGTACGACCTGGTGGAGTTCACCTCGACGTCCTCCTTGAGGTTCGTGCCCTACGTGGTCCCGCTCAATCCCTACATCGGCACGTTGTTCAACATGAGCGACTTGATAGAGCCGCAGGTGGACTTCGGCGGCGTCTACTACAACACGACCAACGGCCAGACCGTCTACATAGGCGTGCCCTTCGAGACGGACCTATTCACTCTGGCCTACCGTTGTTCCCTCTTCAACAACCAGACCCTGGCCCAGGAGTTCTACGACGAGTACCACGAGGAGCTCAACCCTGCGACTTGGCAGAACTGGACGGTGGTGCTCCACGTCGACCAGTTCTTCGTCGGCCATCACATAACCAAATACGGAGTAATAATAGCTGACGACCCGTCGCACGACATCATAGACGCGTATCCGGCCGTCTTCGGGTGGTGGTACATGAACAGCCCCGATCTCAACAAGGGCAGGCTGGGCGGCCTCCCGACATTCAACATAATGTTCTACGGCGCGCCGGCGCCCAACTGCCCCTACCCGCTCCCCGACTTCAACACCACGGAGGGCATAGAGGCGTTGAGGGTCTACAAGGAGCTTGTGTCTTACGAGCCGCCGCCCAACGAGACGCCCGTCTCCTACAACAACGACCCCCAGCTATACGCCCAGTACGCCCCCGCGGTCATATTCTTCACCAGCCAGCTGTCCTATCTGCCCCCGGCTGTCTACAACGACACCTGTCTGGGCTGGCTTCCCGGAGGCTATGCCGAGACGGGCACCACCTTCCTCGCAGTGAATAAGTACTCGGAGCATGTGGACCTCGCCCTCCAGTTCTTGGCCTTCTTGGTCTCGCCGCAGGTACAGGTCTACGAGTTCCTGCGCTTCCGCCACTTCCCCATATCCAAGGAGGCCTACCTGATGCTGTTGAGCAACCAGACGCTGAGCGCCCACGACAAGGAGCTCCTACAAGCCGTGTACACGGCCGCCCAGAAGGCGTGGGCCAATCCGCCCAACATTCCGCCCACGGCCCAGGTCCTGATACCCACGTTCAACCAAGCGGTGTACCAATACCTCATGGGCCAGATCGACGCCAAGACGGCGATGGACACGGCGGCCGCTTCTTGGATAAACGCGTTGAGGCAGACGTACGGAGCCTGCGGCTGA